Proteins encoded by one window of Streptomyces sp. ALI-76-A:
- a CDS encoding ABC transporter substrate-binding protein, with the protein MSTPVHGRGLPGPRRAPVTQLVAGAGAAALVFSAGLATPLAPAPRQAYAAEGDRVLTVAVAQSVDSLSPFLASRLVSTSIHRLMYEYLTNYDPGDAHAVPGLATKWQSSPDKLTWTYTIRSDSTWSDGRRATAEDAAWTFNTMMTDEGAATANGSFVSNFEKVTAPSPTELVIELKKPQATMTALDVPIVPKHVWEKVDDFSKFNNDKTFPVVGNGPFVLTDHKPDSHVRLKANKDFWRGAPKFDELVFRYYKDQDAAVAALRKGEVSFVAGSPSLTPAQAASLQDEKDIHVNDAPGRRFYALAVNPGARARNGQRFGDGHPSLLDARVRHALFLAVDRETIIDKVFQGHAVEGQGYIPPRFSPYFWKPSAAQRLDHDPERAARLLDEAGYRKNSAGKRLGKDGKPITYRLLCHATDPNDKAVGRYLEEWWAELGIGVTLDCLDNVSDPWLAGTYDLAFDGWSVNPDPDFVLSIHTCAALPATPKDTGATDNFICDKRYDDLYARQLATYDPAERATLVKRMQSRLYDLGYMNVMAYPNAVEAYRTDQIKSIRTMPSAAGNIYGQDGYWSWWSAVPADSDGSSGDSGSTGVLIGGVVAAAVLVGAGVLFAVRRRSTADDRE; encoded by the coding sequence ATGAGCACACCAGTCCACGGCAGGGGGCTCCCGGGCCCGAGGAGAGCACCCGTCACCCAGCTCGTCGCCGGCGCAGGCGCCGCCGCCCTCGTGTTCTCGGCCGGACTCGCGACCCCGCTCGCCCCGGCGCCCCGGCAGGCCTACGCGGCCGAGGGCGACCGTGTCCTGACCGTCGCGGTCGCGCAGAGCGTGGACTCGCTGAGCCCGTTCCTGGCGTCCCGGCTGGTCAGCACGAGCATCCACCGGCTGATGTACGAGTACCTCACCAACTACGACCCGGGGGACGCCCACGCCGTCCCCGGCCTGGCCACCAAGTGGCAGTCGTCCCCCGACAAGCTGACCTGGACGTACACCATCCGCTCCGACTCCACCTGGTCGGACGGGCGGCGGGCCACCGCCGAGGACGCGGCCTGGACCTTCAACACGATGATGACCGACGAGGGCGCCGCCACCGCCAACGGCAGCTTCGTCTCCAACTTCGAGAAGGTCACCGCCCCCAGCCCCACCGAGCTGGTCATCGAGCTGAAGAAGCCGCAGGCCACCATGACCGCCCTCGACGTGCCGATCGTGCCGAAGCACGTCTGGGAGAAGGTGGACGACTTCTCGAAGTTCAACAACGACAAGACCTTCCCCGTCGTCGGGAACGGGCCGTTCGTCCTCACCGACCACAAACCCGACAGCCACGTACGCCTCAAGGCGAACAAGGACTTCTGGCGCGGCGCCCCGAAGTTCGACGAGCTGGTCTTCCGCTACTACAAGGACCAGGACGCCGCCGTGGCCGCCCTGCGCAAGGGCGAGGTCTCCTTCGTCGCGGGCTCCCCGTCCCTGACGCCCGCTCAGGCGGCGTCCCTCCAGGACGAGAAGGACATCCACGTCAACGACGCCCCCGGACGCCGCTTCTACGCCCTCGCCGTCAACCCGGGCGCCCGGGCGAGGAACGGCCAGAGGTTCGGCGACGGCCACCCCTCCCTGCTGGACGCGCGGGTGCGGCACGCCCTGTTCCTGGCGGTCGACCGCGAAACCATCATCGACAAGGTGTTCCAGGGCCACGCCGTCGAGGGCCAGGGCTACATCCCGCCCCGCTTCTCGCCGTACTTCTGGAAGCCCTCGGCCGCCCAGCGGCTCGACCACGACCCCGAGCGCGCGGCCCGGCTCCTCGACGAGGCCGGCTACCGGAAGAACAGCGCGGGCAAGCGCCTCGGCAAGGACGGCAAGCCGATCACCTACCGCCTCCTGTGCCACGCCACCGACCCGAACGACAAGGCGGTCGGCCGGTACCTGGAGGAGTGGTGGGCCGAGCTGGGCATCGGCGTCACCCTCGACTGCCTGGACAACGTGAGCGATCCGTGGCTCGCGGGCACCTACGACCTCGCCTTCGACGGCTGGTCCGTCAACCCCGACCCGGACTTCGTCCTGTCGATCCACACCTGCGCGGCCCTGCCCGCCACCCCCAAGGACACCGGCGCCACCGACAACTTCATCTGCGACAAGCGGTACGACGACCTGTACGCGCGCCAGCTCGCCACGTACGACCCCGCCGAACGGGCGACCCTCGTCAAGCGGATGCAGTCGCGGCTGTACGACCTGGGATACATGAACGTCATGGCGTACCCGAACGCCGTCGAGGCCTACCGGACCGACCAGATCAAGTCGATCCGGACGATGCCGAGCGCGGCGGGCAACATCTACGGCCAGGACGGCTACTGGAGCTGGTGGTCGGCGGTCCCGGCGGACTCGGACGGGTCCTCCGGCGACTCCGGTTCGACCGGTGTCCTCATCGGCGGTGTCGTGGCGGCGGCCGTCCTGGTGGGCGCCGGGGTGCTCTTCGCGGTGCGCCGCCGGTCCACCGCCGACGACCGTGAGTAG